From a single Leishmania infantum JPCM5 genome chromosome 36 genomic region:
- the EF2-1 gene encoding elongation factor 2, with translation MVNFTVDQVRELMDYPDQIRNMSVIAHVDHGKSTLSDSLVGAAGIIKMEEAGDKRIMDTRADEIARGITIKSTAISMHYHVPKEMIGDLDDDKRDFLINLIDSPGHVDFSSEVTAALRVTDGALVVVDCVEGVCVQTETVLRQALTERIRPVVFINKVDRAILELQLDPEEAYQGFVKTLQNVNVVVATYNDPSMGDVQVSPEKGTVAIGSGLQAWAFSLTRFANMYAAKFGVDELKMRERLWGDNFFDAKNKKWIKQETNADGERVRRAFCQFCLDPIYQIFDAVMNEKKDKVDKMLKSLHVTLTAEEREQVPKKLLKTVMMKFLPAAETLLQMIVAHLPSPKKAQAYRAEMLYSGEASPEDKYFMGIKNCDPAAPLMLYISKMVPTADRGRFFAFGRIFSGKVRSGQKVRIMGNNYVYGKKQDLYEDKPVQRSVLMMGRYQEAVEDMPCGNVVGLVGVDKYIVKSATITDDGESPHPLRDMKYSVSPVVRVAVEAKNPSDLPKLVEGLKRLAKSDPLVVCSIEESGEHIVAGAGELHLEICLKDLQEDFMNGAPLKISEPVVSFRETVTDVSSQQCLSKSANKHNRLFCRGAPLTEELALAMEEGTAGPEADPKVRARFLADNYEWDVQEARKIWCYGPDNRGPNVVVDVTKGVQNMAEMKDSFVAAWQWATREGVLCDENMRGVRVNVEDVTMHADAIHRGGGQIIPTARRVFYACCLTASPRLMEPMFVVDIQTVEHAMGGIYGVLTRRRGVIIGEENRPGTPIYNVRAYLPVAESFGFTADLRAGTGGQAFPQCVFDHWQEYPGDPLEPKSLANTTTLAIRTRKGLKPDIPGLDQFMDKL, from the coding sequence ATGGTGAACTTTACCGTCGATCAGGTCCGCGAGCTGATGGACTATCCGGACCAGATCCGGAACATGTCCGTGATTGCTCACGTCGACCACGGCAAGTCGACGCTGTCCGACTCTCTcgttggtgctgccggcatcatcaagatggaggaggccgGCGATAAGCGGATCATGGATACGCGCGCGGATGAGATCGCGCGTGGTATCACGATCAAGTCCACCGCCATCTCCATGCACTACCACGTGCCGAAGGAGATGATTGGCGATCTGGATGACGACAAGCGCGACTTCCTGATCAACCTGATCGACTCCCCCGGACACGTCGACTTCAGCTCCGAGGTGACTGCCGCTCTTCGTGTGACGGACGGCGCGCTGGTCGTGGTGGACTGCGtggagggcgtgtgcgtgcagacggagacggtgctgcgccaggcGCTGACGGAGCGCATCCGCCCTGTTGTGTTCATCAACAAGGTGGACCGCGCCATCCTTGAGCTCCAACTGGACCCCGAGGAGGCGTACCAGGGCTTCGTGAAGACGCTGCAGAACGTGAACGTGGTGGTTGCCACGTACAATGACCCCAGCATGGGCGACGTGCAGGTGTCCCCCGAGAAGGGCACTGTGGCGATCGGCTCTGGCCTGCAGGCGTGGGCGTTCTCGCTGACCCGCTTTGCGAACATGTATGCGGCGAAGTTCGGCGTGGACGAGCTGAAGATGCGCGAGCGCCTGTGGGGCGACAACTTCTTCGACGCGAAGAACAAGAAGTGGATCAAGCAGGAGACGAACGCCGAtggcgagcgcgtgcgccgcgcgtTCTGCCAGTTCTGCCTAGACCCCATCTACCAGATCTTCGACGCTGTGATGAACGAGAAGAAGGACAAGGTGGACAAGATGCTCAAGTCGCTGCACGTGACGCTGACGGCTGAGGAGCGCGAGCAGGTGCCGAAGAAGCTTCTGAAGACGGTGATGATGAAGTTCCTGCCGGCTGctgagacgctgctgcagatgatCGTGGCGCACCTGCCGTCGCCCAAGAAGGCGCAGGCGTACCGCGCGGAGATGCTGTACTCTGGCGAGGCGTCGCCGGAGGACAAGTACTTCATGGGTATCAAGAACTGCGaccccgctgcgccgctcatgCTGTACATCAGCAAGATGGTGCCGACGGCCGACCGCGGCCGCTTCTTTGCCTTTGGCCGCATCTTCTCCGGTaaggtgcgcagcggccagAAGGTGCGCATCATGGGTAACAACTACGTCTACGGCAAGAAGCAGGACCTGTACGAGGACAAGCCTGTGCAGCGCTCCGTGCTGATGATGGGCCGCTACCAGGAGGCCGTGGAGGACATGCCGTGCGGTAACGTGGTGGGCCTTGTGGGCGTGGACAAGTACATTGTGAAGTCCGCGACGATcacggacgacggcgagagcccgcacccgctgcgcgACATGAAGTACTCTGTGTCGCCCGTCGTGCGTGTGgccgtggaggcgaagaACCCGTCCGACCTGCCGAAGCTTGTGGAGGGCCTGAAGCGCCTTGCCAAGTCCGACCCGCTGGTGGTGTGCAGCATTGAGGAGTCTGGCGAGCACATTgttgccggcgctggcgagctTCACCTTGAGATTTGCCTGAAGGATCTCCAGGAGGACTTCATGAacggcgcgccgctgaagATCTCCGAGCCGGTGGTGTCGTTCCGCGAGACCGTGACGGACGTGTCGTCGCAGCAGTGCCTGTCGAAGTCTGCGAACAAGCACAACCGTCTCttctgccgcggtgcgccgctgacagaggagctggcgctggcgatggaggagggcacCGCTGGCCCCGAGGCGGATCCgaaggtgcgcgcgcgcttcctTGCCGACAACTACGAGTGGGATGTGCAGGAGGCCCGCAAGATCTGGTGCTACGGCCCGGACAACCGCGGCCCGAACGTGGTCGTGGATGTGACGAAGGGTGTCCAGAACATGGCTGAGATGAAGGACTCCTTTGTTGCGGCGTGGCAGTGGGCGACCCGCGAGGGTGTGCTGTGCGACGAGAACAtgcgcggcgtgcgcgtgaaCGTGGAGGACGTGACGATGCACGCGGATGCCATTCaccgtggtggcggccagATCATCccgacggcgcgccgcgtGTTCTACGCGTGCTGCctgacggcgtcgccgcgcctGATGGAGCCGATGTTCGTGGTGGACATCCAGACCGTGGAGCACGCCATGGGCGGCATCTACGGTGTGCTGacccgccgccgtggcgtgATCATTGGCGAGGAGAACCGCCCCGGCACGCCCATCTACAATGTGCGCGCGTACCTGCCGGTTGCGGAGTCGTTCGGCTTCACTGCCGACCTGCGCGCTGGAACTGGCGGTCAGGCCTTCCCGCAGTGCGTGTTCGACCACTGGCAGGAGTACCCCGGCGACCCGCTGGAGCCGAAGTCGCTGGCCAACACGACGACGCTTGCCATCCGCACGCGCAAGGGCCTGAAGCCGGATATCCCCGGCCTGGACCAGTTCATGGATAAGTTGTAa
- the EF2-1 gene encoding elongation factor 2, which produces MVNFTVDQVRELMDYPDQIRNMSVIAHVDHGKSTLSDSLVGAAGIIKMEEAGDKRIMDTRADEIARGITIKSTAISMHYHVPKEMIGDLDDDKRDFLINLIDSPGHVDFSSEVTAALRVTDGALVVVDCVEGVCVQTETVLRQALTERIRPVVFINKVDRAILELQLDPEEAYQGFVKTLQNVNVVVATYNDPSMGDVQVSPEKGTVAIGSGLQAWAFSLTRFANMYAAKFGVDELKMRERLWGDNFFDAKNKKWIKQETNADGERVRRAFCQFCLDPIYQIFDAVMNEKKDKVDKMLKSLHVTLTAEEREQVPKKLLKTVMMKFLPAAETLLQMIVAHLPSPKKAQAYRAEMLYSGEASPEDKYFMGIKNCDPAAPLMLYISKMVPTADRGRFFAFGRIFSGKVRSGQKVRIMGNNYVYGKKQDLYEDKPVQRSVLMMGRYQEAVEDMPCGNVVGLVGVDKYIVKSATITDDGESPHPLRDMKYSVSPVVRVAVEAKNPSDLPKLVEGLKRLAKSDPLVVCSIEESGEHIVAGAGELHLEICLKDLQEDFMNGAPLKISEPVVSFRETVTDVSSQQCLSKSANKHNRLFCRGAPLTEELALAMEEGTAGPEADPKVRARFLADNYEWDVQEARKIWCYGPDNRGPNVVVDVTKGVQNMAEMKDSFVAAWQWATREGVLCDENMRGVRVNVEDVTMHADAIHRGGGQIIPTARRVFYACCLTASPRLMEPMFVVDIQTVEHAMGGIYGVLTRRRGVIIGEENRPGTPIYNVRAYLPVAESFGFTADLRAGTGGQAFPQCVFDHWQEYPGDPLEPKSLANTTTLAIRTRKGLKPDIPGLDQFMDKL; this is translated from the coding sequence ATGGTGAACTTTACCGTCGATCAGGTCCGCGAGCTGATGGACTATCCGGACCAGATCCGGAACATGTCCGTGATTGCTCACGTCGACCACGGCAAGTCGACGCTGTCCGACTCTCTcgttggtgctgccggcatcatcaagatggaggaggccgGCGATAAGCGGATCATGGATACGCGCGCGGATGAGATCGCGCGTGGTATCACGATCAAGTCCACCGCCATCTCCATGCACTACCACGTGCCGAAGGAGATGATTGGCGATCTGGATGACGACAAGCGCGACTTCCTGATCAACCTGATCGACTCCCCCGGACACGTCGACTTCAGCTCCGAGGTGACTGCCGCTCTTCGTGTGACGGACGGCGCGCTGGTCGTGGTGGACTGCGtggagggcgtgtgcgtgcagacggagacggtgctgcgccaggcGCTGACGGAGCGCATCCGCCCTGTTGTGTTCATCAACAAGGTGGACCGCGCCATCCTTGAGCTCCAACTGGACCCCGAGGAGGCGTACCAGGGCTTCGTGAAGACGCTGCAGAACGTGAACGTGGTGGTTGCCACGTACAATGACCCCAGCATGGGCGACGTGCAGGTGTCCCCCGAGAAGGGCACTGTGGCGATCGGCTCTGGCCTGCAGGCGTGGGCGTTCTCGCTGACCCGCTTTGCGAACATGTATGCGGCGAAGTTCGGCGTGGACGAGCTGAAGATGCGCGAGCGCCTGTGGGGCGACAACTTCTTCGACGCGAAGAACAAGAAGTGGATCAAGCAGGAGACGAACGCCGAtggcgagcgcgtgcgccgcgcgtTCTGCCAGTTCTGCCTAGACCCCATCTACCAGATCTTCGACGCTGTGATGAACGAGAAGAAGGACAAGGTGGACAAGATGCTCAAGTCGCTGCACGTGACGCTGACGGCTGAGGAGCGCGAGCAGGTGCCGAAGAAGCTTCTGAAGACGGTGATGATGAAGTTCCTGCCGGCTGctgagacgctgctgcagatgatCGTGGCGCACCTGCCGTCGCCCAAGAAGGCGCAGGCGTACCGCGCGGAGATGCTGTACTCTGGCGAGGCGTCGCCGGAGGACAAGTACTTCATGGGTATCAAGAACTGCGaccccgctgcgccgctcatgCTGTACATCAGCAAGATGGTGCCGACGGCCGACCGCGGCCGCTTCTTTGCCTTTGGCCGCATCTTCTCCGGTaaggtgcgcagcggccagAAGGTGCGCATCATGGGTAACAACTACGTCTACGGCAAGAAGCAGGACCTGTACGAGGACAAGCCTGTGCAGCGCTCCGTGCTGATGATGGGCCGCTACCAGGAGGCCGTGGAGGACATGCCGTGCGGTAACGTGGTGGGCCTTGTGGGCGTGGACAAGTACATTGTGAAGTCCGCGACGATcacggacgacggcgagagcccgcacccgctgcgcgACATGAAGTACTCTGTGTCGCCCGTCGTGCGTGTGgccgtggaggcgaagaACCCGTCCGACCTGCCGAAGCTTGTGGAGGGCCTGAAGCGCCTTGCCAAGTCCGACCCGCTGGTGGTGTGCAGCATTGAGGAGTCTGGCGAGCACATTgttgccggcgctggcgagctTCACCTTGAGATTTGCCTGAAGGATCTCCAGGAGGACTTCATGAacggcgcgccgctgaagATCTCCGAGCCGGTGGTGTCGTTCCGCGAGACCGTGACGGACGTGTCGTCGCAGCAGTGCCTGTCGAAGTCTGCGAACAAGCACAACCGTCTCttctgccgcggtgcgccgctgacagaggagctggcgctggcgatggaggagggcacCGCTGGCCCCGAGGCGGATCCgaaggtgcgcgcgcgcttcctTGCCGACAACTACGAGTGGGATGTGCAGGAGGCCCGCAAGATCTGGTGCTACGGCCCGGACAACCGCGGCCCGAACGTGGTCGTGGATGTGACGAAGGGTGTCCAGAACATGGCTGAGATGAAGGACTCCTTTGTTGCGGCGTGGCAGTGGGCGACCCGCGAGGGTGTGCTGTGCGACGAGAACAtgcgcggcgtgcgcgtgaaCGTGGAGGACGTGACGATGCACGCGGATGCCATTCaccgtggtggcggccagATCATCccgacggcgcgccgcgtGTTCTACGCGTGCTGCctgacggcgtcgccgcgcctGATGGAGCCGATGTTCGTGGTGGACATCCAGACCGTGGAGCACGCCATGGGCGGCATCTACGGTGTGCTGacccgccgccgtggcgtgATCATTGGCGAGGAGAACCGCCCCGGCACGCCCATCTACAATGTGCGCGCGTACCTGCCGGTTGCGGAGTCGTTCGGCTTCACTGCCGACCTGCGCGCTGGAACTGGCGGCCAGGCCTTCCCGCAGTGCGTGTTCGACCACTGGCAGGAGTACCCCGGCGACCCGCTGGAGCCGAAGTCGCTGGCCAACACGACGACGCTTGCCATCCGCACGCGCAAGGGCCTGAAGCCGGATATCCCCGGCCTGGACCAGTTCATGGATAAGTTGTAA
- the DPMS gene encoding dolicholphosphate-mannose synthase, whose translation MQYSIIVPAYKECGNLEPLIRRVFAAVTEQGLPTQNVEMLIVDDNSRDGSKEVVERLHEEGFNVHMDVRTTERGLSSAVIHGLRHTSGAYKLVMDADLQHPPECVPALFKALCRDGVEFVCGTRYGAGIEIDKNWPAHRRLISWGARLLARPLTTLSDPMSGFFGIRDGVFKRHAGEVNSIGYKIALELFVKCRVQCFEEVGFNFATRTYGESKLTGKVIFHYLEHLYALYLFKLGRLFYVFVVVAVMFAMYLVAFLYHSLF comes from the coding sequence ATGCAGTATTCCATTATCGTTCCCGCATACAAGGAATGCGGGAACTTGGAGCCGCTGATACgccgcgttttcgctgccgTGACGGAACAGGGCCTCCCCACGCAGAATGTCGAGATGCTCATCGTGGACGATAACTCGCGTGATGGGTCGAAGGAGGTTGTTGAGAGGCTTCATGAAGAGGGCTTCAACGTGCACATGGATGTTCGTACGACGGAGCGTGGcctgagcagcgccgtcattCACGGTCTGCGCCACACCAGTGGCGCCTACAAGCTTGTGATGGATGCCGACCTACAGCACCCGCCCGAGTGCGTGCCAGCGCTGTTCAAAGCCCTCTGCCGCGATGGGGTCGAGTTCGTCTGCGGCACGCGCTACGGCGCCGGAATCGAGATCGACAAGAACTggccggcgcaccgccgcctcatTTCTTGGGgggcgcggctgctggcCCGGCCTCTCACCACCCTTTCTGATCCCATGTCGGGCTTCTTCGGGATTCGCGATGGTGTGTTCAAGCGGCACGCCGGCGAGGTGAACTCGATCGGGTACAAGATTGCGCTGGAGCTGTTCGTCAAGTGCCGCGTGCAGTGCTTCGAGGAGGTTGGCTTCAATTTCGCGACTCGCACCTATGGTGAATCGAAGCTGACCGGTAAGGTGATCTTCCACTATCTCGAGCACCTCTACGCCCTTTACCTGTTCAAGCTGGGCCGTCTCTTCTACGTgtttgtggtggtggctgtgaTGTTCGCCATGTATCTCGTGGCGTTTCTATACCATTCGCTCTTCTAG
- a CDS encoding putative peptidyl-prolyl cis-trans isomerase, whose translation MGVIRTVMKAGSGATPKAGQTITVHCTGYLADGKKKFWSTRDDNNPFSFNVGVGQVIRGWDEGMMQMQLGETAELLMTADYAYGDRGFPAWNIPSNAALLFEIELLKIQ comes from the coding sequence ATGGGCGTCATTCGTACGGTCATGAAGGCGGGCAGTGGCGCCACCCCAAAGGCCGGGCAGACAATCACCGTGCACTGCACCGGGTACTTAGCGGATGGGAAGAAGAAGTTCTGGTCCACCCGCGATGACAACAACCCGTTCTCCTTCAACGTGGGCGTCGGCCAGGTGATTCGCGGCTGGGATGAGGGCATGATGCAGATGCAGCTCGGGGAGACGGCAGAGTTGCTCATGACGGCTGACTACGCCTACGGTGATCGCGGCTTTCCTGCCTGGAACATCCCGTCAAACGCCGCACTGCTGTTCGAGATTGAGCTGCTGAAAATACAGTAG
- a CDS encoding putative SET domain protein has protein sequence MPISQRVAVVHDAATTPEQLDAFQRACPKSCDFFPAKDAAQLQCVVQHIHAASPSVYEVVVNLCTDGSGGANGGVTPALATLFFHHASLSYTGCRAATLNHPFDVLLMMLFYADVPLPPFALVDSVEAARRAAHRLKAPVQIRNTCGLLGLYRDCCTVQDAVEATLIRALHEHGKIVAWEVNESKERAVRVLVAGGSVKGAAAAIPVESCATAPLWAARAEEAAQRFGSAVSRYVLYDCGVASLTLNTLKENPGKWCFEDLVLNPALPHLVLQEAVPNLLASAPTAAELVASLLAEARKFHPAPTFEIKLHEDSRKGYHLCATKALRKGDVVFEDECRSFAVVTRPHVERHWDDPLKKTFTEYAWPLDSEGHVYAIWEEDPQRWRPINHSCDPNCIFAAPYSLNVIAARDIAAGEDLSMDYATFCDGTMKPFECLCGAACCRGVISADACSLAKYGEHSWLRKVPSAVKPLLP, from the coding sequence ATGCCCATCAGCCAGCGCGTTGCCGTCGTGCATgatgccgccaccacgcctGAGCAGTTGGATGCATTTCAGCGAGCGTGCCCCAAGTCGTGTGATTTCTTCCCTGCGAAGGATGCTGCTCAGCTGCAGTGCGTTGTGCAGCACATCCACGCTGCGAGTCCGTCTGTATACGAAGTCGTGGTCAACCTCTGCACTGACGGGTCGGGCGGCGCCAACGGTGGCGTCACGCCCGCACTCGCCACTCTCTTCTTTCACCACGCGTCGCTGTCCTACACGGGATGCCGTGCTGCGACGCTCAACCATCCGTTCGACGTGCTTCTCATGATGCTCTTCTACGCAgatgtgccgctgccgccgtttgCACTTGTCGATTctgtggaggcggcgaggcgcgccgcgcacagGCTGAAAGCCCCGGTACAAATCCGCAATACATGCGGGCTGCTTGGACTCTACCGCGACTGCTGCACGGTTCAGGATGCCGTGGAGGCCACCCTGATACGCGCCCTTCACGAGCATGGAAAGATCGTCGCGTGGGAGGTAAACGAGTCAAAGGAgcgcgcggtgcgcgtgctcgTTGCTGGCGGCTCCGTGaagggggcggcggccgccattCCTGTTGAGTCAtgcgcaacggcgccgctgtgggcTGCCCGTGCGGAGGAAGCCGCGCAGCGTTTTGGATCGGCGGTCAGCCGTTACGTCTTGTACGACTGTGGCGTCGCGTCTTTAACGCTCAACACGTTGAAAGAGAACCCCGGCAAGTGGTGTTTCGAAGATCTTGTGCTGAATCCAGCCCTACCTCACCtcgtgctgcaggaggccgTGCCAAACTtgctggcgtcggcgccgacggcggcagagctggtcgcctcgctgctggcagaggcgcgaAAGTTCCACCCCGCTCCCACCTTTGAAATCAAACTGCACGAGGACTCCCGCAAAGGGTACCACCTGTGTGCCACCAAAGCTCTTCGCAAGGGTGACGTGGTGTTCGAGGATGAGTGCCGCAGCTTTGCGGTGGTGACTCGCCCGCACGTGGAGCGGCACTGGGATGACCCGCTCAAGAAGACCTTCACCGAGTACGCGTGGCCGCTGGACTCCGAGGGCCACGTGTACGCCATCTGGGAGGAGGACCCGCAGCGTTGGCGGCCCATCAATCATTCGTGCGACCCGAACTGCATCTTTGCCGCACCGTACTCCCTTAACGTCATCGCGGCGCGCGATATTGCGGCCGGCGAGGACTTGAGCATGGACTACGCCACCTTTTGCGACGGAACGATGAAGCCGTTCGAGTGCctgtgcggcgcggcgtgctgccgtggtgttatcagcgccgacgcctgcTCCCTCGCCAAGTACGGTGAGCACTCGTGGCTGCGCAAGGTGCCATCGGCAGTGAAGCCTCTTCTTCCTTGA
- the EF2-2 gene encoding elongation factor 2 produces the protein MVNFTVDQVRELMDYPDQIRNMSVIAHVDHGKSTLSDSLVGAAGIIKMEEAGDKRIMDTRADEIARGITIKSTAISMHYHVPKEMIGDLDDDKRDFLINLIDSPGHVDFSSEVTAALRVTDGALVVVDCVEGVCVQTETVLRQALTERIRPVVFINKVDRAILELQLDPEEAYQGFVKTLQNVNVVVATYNDPSMGDVQVSPEKGTVAIGSGLQAWAFSLTRFANMYAAKFGVDELKMRERLWGDNFFDAKNKKWIKQETNADGERVRRAFCQFCLDPIYQIFDAVMNEKKDKVDKMLKSLHVTLTAEEREQVPKKLLKTVMMKFLPAAETLLQMIVAHLPSPKKAQAYRAEMLYSGEASPEDKYFMGIKNCDPAAPLMLYISKMVPTADRGRFFAFGRIFSGKVRSGQKVRIMGNNYVYGKKQDLYEDKPVQRSVLMMGRYQEAVEDMPCGNVVGLVGVDKYIVKSATITDDGESPHPLRDMKYSVSPVVRVAVEAKNPSDLPKLVEGLKRLAKSDPLVVCSIEESGEHIVAGAGELHLEICLKDLQEDFMNGAPLKISEPVVSFRETVTDVSSQQCLSKSANKHNRLFCRGAPLTEELALAMEEGTAGPEADPKVRARFLADNYEWDVQEARKIWCYGPDNRGPNVVVDVTKGVQNMAEMKDSFVAAWQWATREGVLCDENMRGVRVNVEDVTMHADAIHRGGGQIIPTARRVFYACCLTASPRLMEPMFVVDIQTVEHAMGGIYGVLTRRRGVIIGEENRPGTPIYNVRAYLPVAESFGFTADLRAGTGGQAFPQCVFDHWQEYPGDPLEPKSLANTTTLAIRTRKGLKPDIPGLDQFMDKL, from the coding sequence ATGGTGAACTTTACCGTCGATCAGGTCCGCGAGCTGATGGACTATCCGGACCAGATCCGGAACATGTCCGTGATTGCTCACGTCGACCACGGCAAGTCGACGCTGTCCGACTCTCTcgttggtgctgccggcatcatcaagatggaggaggccgGCGATAAGCGGATCATGGATACGCGCGCGGATGAGATCGCGCGTGGTATCACGATCAAGTCCACCGCCATCTCCATGCACTACCACGTGCCGAAGGAGATGATTGGCGATCTGGATGACGACAAGCGCGACTTCCTGATCAACCTGATCGACTCCCCCGGACACGTCGACTTCAGCTCCGAGGTGACTGCCGCTCTTCGTGTGACGGACGGCGCGCTGGTCGTGGTGGACTGCGtggagggcgtgtgcgtgcagacggagacggtgctgcgccaggcGCTGACGGAGCGCATCCGCCCTGTTGTGTTCATCAACAAGGTGGACCGCGCCATCCTTGAGCTCCAACTGGACCCCGAGGAGGCGTACCAGGGCTTCGTGAAGACGCTGCAGAACGTGAACGTGGTGGTTGCCACGTACAATGACCCCAGCATGGGCGACGTGCAGGTGTCCCCCGAGAAGGGCACTGTGGCGATCGGCTCTGGCCTGCAGGCGTGGGCGTTCTCGCTGACCCGCTTTGCGAACATGTATGCGGCGAAGTTCGGCGTGGACGAGCTGAAGATGCGCGAGCGCCTGTGGGGCGACAACTTCTTCGACGCGAAGAACAAGAAGTGGATCAAGCAGGAGACGAACGCCGAtggcgagcgcgtgcgccgcgcgtTCTGCCAGTTCTGCCTAGACCCCATCTACCAGATCTTCGACGCTGTGATGAACGAGAAGAAGGACAAGGTGGACAAGATGCTCAAGTCGCTGCACGTGACGCTGACGGCTGAGGAGCGCGAGCAGGTGCCGAAGAAGCTTCTGAAGACGGTGATGATGAAGTTCCTGCCGGCTGctgagacgctgctgcagatgatCGTGGCGCACCTGCCGTCGCCCAAGAAGGCGCAGGCGTACCGCGCGGAGATGCTGTACTCTGGCGAGGCGTCGCCGGAGGACAAGTACTTCATGGGTATCAAGAACTGCGaccccgctgcgccgctcatgCTGTACATCAGCAAGATGGTGCCGACGGCCGACCGCGGCCGCTTCTTTGCCTTTGGCCGCATCTTCTCCGGTaaggtgcgcagcggccagAAGGTGCGCATCATGGGTAACAACTACGTCTACGGCAAGAAGCAGGACCTGTACGAGGACAAGCCTGTGCAGCGCTCCGTGCTGATGATGGGCCGCTACCAGGAGGCCGTGGAGGACATGCCGTGCGGTAACGTGGTGGGCCTTGTGGGCGTGGACAAGTACATTGTGAAGTCCGCGACGATcacggacgacggcgagagcccgcacccgctgcgcgACATGAAGTACTCTGTGTCGCCCGTCGTGCGTGTGgccgtggaggcgaagaACCCGTCCGACCTGCCGAAGCTTGTGGAGGGCCTGAAGCGCCTTGCCAAGTCCGACCCGCTGGTGGTGTGCAGCATTGAGGAGTCTGGCGAGCACATTgttgccggcgctggcgagctTCACCTTGAGATTTGCCTGAAGGATCTCCAGGAGGACTTCATGAacggcgcgccgctgaagATCTCCGAGCCGGTGGTGTCGTTCCGCGAGACCGTGACGGACGTGTCGTCGCAGCAGTGCCTGTCGAAGTCTGCGAACAAGCACAACCGTCTCttctgccgcggtgcgccgctgacagaggagctggcgctggcgatggaggagggcacCGCTGGCCCCGAGGCGGATCCgaaggtgcgcgcgcgcttcctTGCCGACAACTACGAGTGGGATGTGCAGGAGGCCCGCAAGATCTGGTGCTACGGCCCGGACAACCGCGGCCCGAACGTGGTCGTGGATGTGACGAAGGGTGTCCAGAACATGGCTGAGATGAAGGACTCCTTTGTTGCGGCGTGGCAGTGGGCGACCCGCGAGGGTGTGCTGTGCGACGAGAACAtgcgcggcgtgcgcgtgaaCGTGGAGGACGTGACGATGCACGCGGATGCCATTCaccgtggtggcggccagATCATCccgacggcgcgccgcgtGTTCTACGCGTGCTGCctgacggcgtcgccgcgcctGATGGAGCCGATGTTCGTGGTGGACATCCAGACCGTGGAGCACGCCATGGGCGGCATCTACGGTGTGCTGacccgccgccgtggcgtgATCATTGGCGAGGAGAACCGCCCCGGCACGCCCATCTACAATGTGCGCGCGTACCTGCCGGTTGCGGAGTCGTTCGGCTTCACTGCCGACCTGCGCGCTGGAACTGGCGGCCAGGCCTTCCCGCAGTGCGTGTTCGACCACTGGCAGGAGTACCCCGGCGACCCGCTGGAGCCGAAGTCGCTGGCCAACACGACGACGCTTGCCATCCGCACGCGCAAGGGCCTGAAGCCGGATATCCCCGGCCTGGACCAGTTCATGGATAAGTTGTAa
- a CDS encoding putative mitochondrial inner membrane signal peptidase, whose product MRWRQWWSALRYSKYGDVPFVLLGVLIGWNCDVSCAVKGVSMVPTLNPGEYILFVPYTMLQVRRWFNAPLVNLSDVVVVKVSDDLSVCKRVVKCTSSRAQAEEWGKEHYVEVMPAPYSPPVPQHMNGDDEDSTEMDSAANSERAYFDYVARNTVRSKDWDSCIDRIPNPSQWIWLEGDNKSESFDSRRCGPVPVECIRGLVLASIWPSPHALQRPPPPPRASQLH is encoded by the coding sequence atgcggtggcggcaatgGTGGTCGGCGCTTCGCTACTCCAAGTACGGTGACGTCCCTTTTGTGCTTCTCGGCGTGCTCATCGGCTGGAACTGTGATGTGAGCTGTGCCGTGAAGGGGGTATCCATGGTGCCCACCTTAAACCCCGGTGAGTACATCCTCTTTGTCCCGTACACAATGCTTCAGGTACGCCGCTGGTTCAATGCCCCTCTGGTAAACCTGAGTGATGTGGTGGTTGTCAAGGTGTCCGATGACCTTTCAGTTTGCAAGAGAGTTGTCAAGTGCACCTCTAGCAGAGCACAGGCTGAGGAATGGGGCAAGGAGCACTACGTGGAAGTGATGCCTGCGCCGTACAGTCCACCGGTTCCACAGCACATGaatggcgacgacgaggactcAACAGAGATGGACAGTGCGGCGAACTCTGAGCGGGCCTACTTCGACTACGTTGCCCGTAACACCGTCCGCTCCAAAGACTGGGACTCGTGCATTGATCGCATCCCCAACCCCTCTCAGTGGATCTGGCTGGAGGGCGACAACAAATCCGAGAGCTTCGACTCTCGCCGTTGTGGACCAGTGCCGGTCGAGTGCATTCGTGGTCTTGTTCTTGCATCCATTTGGCCCTCTCCTCACGCCCTTCAGCgacccccaccaccaccgcgcgcaTCGCAGCTTCACTGA